Sequence from the Erythrobacter insulae genome:
AGTGGCGGAAACCGATTTGCAGATCGACGGATTTGAAGCGACCATTGCCAAAGCCAAATCGCGCATGGTTGCCGATCCAGCTGCCGCATTGTCCTTTGCCCGCGAAGCGCAAACGCTGGTCGGAGCGGACGACAAAACAACAGCGAAAAGCAACCTGACCGCGCGCTGGCTCGTTGGTGAAGCATTGATGCGTCTTAATCGCAGTGATGAAGCATCGGCCACAATCGAAACCGCGCTGAATCAGGCGTCTCAATCGTTTAAAGATGACAAGATCTATGCCGATCTGCTGCGTTCCGCCGCATCATCAAAAGCGCGCGCCGGCGAATACAAGCACGCCATGGCGTATTTTTCCGAGGCAAGCGACAAGTACCAAAAGCTCGGCGATGCACGCAGCCGGGCGATTGTCTTGCAAAACATCGGATCGTTGTTTTCCCAGGCACGTGATTACGAAGAAGTGCTGCGATATTACCGGGTGTCCGCCGAAGTTTTCTCAGACCAATCCATCCTGTCGCTGTCCGCAAACAACAATATGGGCAATGCGCTAAAGGGGCTTAAGCGGTTTGAGGAGGCCGAGGAAAAGTTCGGCGTGGCCTTGGCAATCGCGCAAAAGATGAAAAGCCCGCTGCTCGAAGCGCGCATCCTTACAAACATGGCGTCATCGCAAATCT
This genomic interval carries:
- a CDS encoding tetratricopeptide repeat protein, which translates into the protein MLTKAIKHLVTAAAGATLLGLGVPAVAETDLQIDGFEATIAKAKSRMVADPAAALSFAREAQTLVGADDKTTAKSNLTARWLVGEALMRLNRSDEASATIETALNQASQSFKDDKIYADLLRSAASSKARAGEYKHAMAYFSEASDKYQKLGDARSRAIVLQNIGSLFSQARDYEEVLRYYRVSAEVFSDQSILSLSANNNMGNALKGLKRFEEAEEKFGVALAIAQKMKSPLLEARILTNMASSQISRGATDTAHETADRAFNLANEHAPDWKPFIYGVLAQVELKRGNVANASDQIGLAFADQDIAKTNALFRDFHETAAEVFTRTGDLDLAKRHKTAFERLDLEANALQL